The Rhinopithecus roxellana isolate Shanxi Qingling chromosome 13, ASM756505v1, whole genome shotgun sequence genome contains a region encoding:
- the LOC115892857 gene encoding breakpoint cluster region protein-like, with translation MARPASPAPPGCARRPSQRRRGGLARPGPGRPAAPMAPRGGGGEQCPPTPWWQEDFSSGQYSRVSPGPTTYLMFQDKSCSPSQNSQQSSDRSNLPPLPLTTSQRHKRHRHCPVFVSEATIVGVRKTGQIWPKDGEGTFHGDSEGGQLQG, from the exons ATGGCGCGGCCGGCCTCACCTGCGCCGCCGGGCTGCGCGCGGCGCCCGTCTCAGCGGCGGCGCGGCGGCCTCGCCAGGCCCGGCCCCGGGCGCCCGGCGGCCCCCATGGCCCCGCGCGGAGGCGGCGGCGAACAATGCCCGCCCACTCCCTGGTGGCAG GAGGACTTCTCCTCGGGCCAGTACAGCCGCGTGTCCCCAGGCCCCACCACCTACCTCATGTTCCAGGACAAGAGCTGCTCTCCTTCGCAGAACTCGCAGCAGTCCTCCGACAGAAGCAATCTCCCCCCTCTGCCCCTCACCACGTCGCAGCGCCATAAGCGTCACCGGCACTGCCCGGTTTTCGTGTCTGAGGCCACCATCGTGGGCGTCCGCAAGACCGGGCAGATCTGGCCCAAGGATGGGGAGGGCACCTTCCATGGAGACTCAG AGGGAGGCCAGCTACAGGGATGA
- the RAB36 gene encoding ras-related protein Rab-36 isoform X1, with product MVIAGASWMLGCAAVSPTQTPPTTSAIRVARRSRAALVAMVITAAGSGGPGRAEPQLSQPPVTRSRRPLPTLLPLPELCHASQPSKDSGRMRSCPTPLGPPVSRDRVITTFPKWYTPEACLQLREHFHGQVSAACQRRNTGTVGLRLSKVVVVGDLYVGKTSLIHRFCKNVFDRDYKATIGVDFEIERFEIAGIPYSLQIWDTAGQEKFKCIASAYYRGAQVIITAFDLTDVQTLEHTRQWLEDALRENEAGSCFIFLVGTKKDLLSGAACEQVEAEAVHLAKEMQAEYWSVSAKTGENVKAFFSRVAALAFEQSVLQELERRSSPRLQVGDGELIRMEGSPPETQESKRPSSLGCC from the exons ATGGTGATCGCCGGTGCAAGCTGGATGCTTGGATGCGCCGCTGTCAGTCCAACGCAGACCCCGCCCACGACGTCGGCGATTCGTGTAGCCCGCCGGTCCCGCGCGGCTCTCGTTGCCATGGTGATCACCGCCGCTGGCTCTGGCGGACCAGGCCGCGCCGAGCCCCAGCTTTCGCAGCCACCGGTG ACTAGGAGCAGGAGACCCCTCCCGACTCTACTTCCACTGCCTGAGCTGTGCCATGCCTCACAGCCCAGTAAG GACTCTGGAAGAATGAGGTCCTGCCCGACACCTTTGGGGCCCCCCGTGAGCCGCGACCGTGTCATCACCACCTTCCCTAAG TGGTACACGCCAGAAGCCTGTTTGCAGCTCAGGGAGCACTTCCACGGGCAGGTCAGCGCTGCCTGCCAACGCAGAAACACGGGGACTGTCGG GCTCAGACTCTCCAAGGTGGTGGTGGTTGGCGATCTCTACGTGGGGAAGACCAGCCTCATCCACAG GTTTTGCAAGAATGTTTTTGACCGAGACTACAAGGCCACCATTGGGGTGGACTTTGAAATTGAGCGCTTTGAGATTGCTGGAATTCCCTATAGCCTCCAGAT CTGGGACACAGCTGGGCAGGAGAAGTTCAAGTGCATCGCATCTGCCTACTACCGGGGCGCCCAGG TGATCATCACGGCCTTTGACCTCACTGACGTGCAGACCCTGGAGCACACCAG GCAATGGCTGGAAGATGCTCTGAGGGAGAACGAGGCAGGCTCCTGCTTCATCTTCCTCGTGGGAACCAAGAAGGACCTTCTG TCAGGAGCGGCATGTGAGCAGGTCGAAGCAGAGGCCGTGCACCTGGCCAAGGAGATGCAGGCCGAGTACTGGTCGGTGTCGGCCAAGACCG GCGAGAACGTGAAGGCATTCTTCAGCCGTGTAGCCGCCCTGGCATTCGAGCAGTCGGTGCTGCAGGAACTGGAGAGGCGGAGCAGTCCCCGGCTCCAGGTCGGCGATGGAGAACTAATCC GAATGGAAGGGAGTCCACCTGAGACCCAGGAAAGCAAGaggccctccagcctgggctgctgcTAG
- the RAB36 gene encoding ras-related protein Rab-36 isoform X2 has product MVIAGASWMLGCAAVSPTQTPPTTSAIRVARRSRAALVAMVITAAGSGGPGRAEPQLSQPPVDSGRMRSCPTPLGPPVSRDRVITTFPKWYTPEACLQLREHFHGQVSAACQRRNTGTVGLRLSKVVVVGDLYVGKTSLIHRFCKNVFDRDYKATIGVDFEIERFEIAGIPYSLQIWDTAGQEKFKCIASAYYRGAQVIITAFDLTDVQTLEHTRQWLEDALRENEAGSCFIFLVGTKKDLLSGAACEQVEAEAVHLAKEMQAEYWSVSAKTGENVKAFFSRVAALAFEQSVLQELERRSSPRLQVGDGELIRMEGSPPETQESKRPSSLGCC; this is encoded by the exons ATGGTGATCGCCGGTGCAAGCTGGATGCTTGGATGCGCCGCTGTCAGTCCAACGCAGACCCCGCCCACGACGTCGGCGATTCGTGTAGCCCGCCGGTCCCGCGCGGCTCTCGTTGCCATGGTGATCACCGCCGCTGGCTCTGGCGGACCAGGCCGCGCCGAGCCCCAGCTTTCGCAGCCACCGGTG GACTCTGGAAGAATGAGGTCCTGCCCGACACCTTTGGGGCCCCCCGTGAGCCGCGACCGTGTCATCACCACCTTCCCTAAG TGGTACACGCCAGAAGCCTGTTTGCAGCTCAGGGAGCACTTCCACGGGCAGGTCAGCGCTGCCTGCCAACGCAGAAACACGGGGACTGTCGG GCTCAGACTCTCCAAGGTGGTGGTGGTTGGCGATCTCTACGTGGGGAAGACCAGCCTCATCCACAG GTTTTGCAAGAATGTTTTTGACCGAGACTACAAGGCCACCATTGGGGTGGACTTTGAAATTGAGCGCTTTGAGATTGCTGGAATTCCCTATAGCCTCCAGAT CTGGGACACAGCTGGGCAGGAGAAGTTCAAGTGCATCGCATCTGCCTACTACCGGGGCGCCCAGG TGATCATCACGGCCTTTGACCTCACTGACGTGCAGACCCTGGAGCACACCAG GCAATGGCTGGAAGATGCTCTGAGGGAGAACGAGGCAGGCTCCTGCTTCATCTTCCTCGTGGGAACCAAGAAGGACCTTCTG TCAGGAGCGGCATGTGAGCAGGTCGAAGCAGAGGCCGTGCACCTGGCCAAGGAGATGCAGGCCGAGTACTGGTCGGTGTCGGCCAAGACCG GCGAGAACGTGAAGGCATTCTTCAGCCGTGTAGCCGCCCTGGCATTCGAGCAGTCGGTGCTGCAGGAACTGGAGAGGCGGAGCAGTCCCCGGCTCCAGGTCGGCGATGGAGAACTAATCC GAATGGAAGGGAGTCCACCTGAGACCCAGGAAAGCAAGaggccctccagcctgggctgctgcTAG
- the RAB36 gene encoding ras-related protein Rab-36 isoform X3 — translation MVIAGASWMLGCAAVSPTQTPPTTSAIRVARRSRAALVAMVITAAGSGGPGRAEPQLSQPPVDSGRMRSCPTPLGPPVSRDRVITTFPKWYTPEACLQLREHFHGQVSAACQRRNTGTVGFCKNVFDRDYKATIGVDFEIERFEIAGIPYSLQIWDTAGQEKFKCIASAYYRGAQVIITAFDLTDVQTLEHTRQWLEDALRENEAGSCFIFLVGTKKDLLSGAACEQVEAEAVHLAKEMQAEYWSVSAKTGENVKAFFSRVAALAFEQSVLQELERRSSPRLQVGDGELIRMEGSPPETQESKRPSSLGCC, via the exons ATGGTGATCGCCGGTGCAAGCTGGATGCTTGGATGCGCCGCTGTCAGTCCAACGCAGACCCCGCCCACGACGTCGGCGATTCGTGTAGCCCGCCGGTCCCGCGCGGCTCTCGTTGCCATGGTGATCACCGCCGCTGGCTCTGGCGGACCAGGCCGCGCCGAGCCCCAGCTTTCGCAGCCACCGGTG GACTCTGGAAGAATGAGGTCCTGCCCGACACCTTTGGGGCCCCCCGTGAGCCGCGACCGTGTCATCACCACCTTCCCTAAG TGGTACACGCCAGAAGCCTGTTTGCAGCTCAGGGAGCACTTCCACGGGCAGGTCAGCGCTGCCTGCCAACGCAGAAACACGGGGACTGTCGG GTTTTGCAAGAATGTTTTTGACCGAGACTACAAGGCCACCATTGGGGTGGACTTTGAAATTGAGCGCTTTGAGATTGCTGGAATTCCCTATAGCCTCCAGAT CTGGGACACAGCTGGGCAGGAGAAGTTCAAGTGCATCGCATCTGCCTACTACCGGGGCGCCCAGG TGATCATCACGGCCTTTGACCTCACTGACGTGCAGACCCTGGAGCACACCAG GCAATGGCTGGAAGATGCTCTGAGGGAGAACGAGGCAGGCTCCTGCTTCATCTTCCTCGTGGGAACCAAGAAGGACCTTCTG TCAGGAGCGGCATGTGAGCAGGTCGAAGCAGAGGCCGTGCACCTGGCCAAGGAGATGCAGGCCGAGTACTGGTCGGTGTCGGCCAAGACCG GCGAGAACGTGAAGGCATTCTTCAGCCGTGTAGCCGCCCTGGCATTCGAGCAGTCGGTGCTGCAGGAACTGGAGAGGCGGAGCAGTCCCCGGCTCCAGGTCGGCGATGGAGAACTAATCC GAATGGAAGGGAGTCCACCTGAGACCCAGGAAAGCAAGaggccctccagcctgggctgctgcTAG
- the RAB36 gene encoding ras-related protein Rab-36 isoform X4 has product MVIAGASWMLGCAAVSPTQTPPTTSAIRVARRSRAALVAMVITAAGSGGPGRAEPQLSQPPVDSGRMRSCPTPLGPPVSRDRVITTFPKWYTPEACLQLREHFHGQVSAACQRRNTGTVGLRLSKVVVVGDLYVGKTSLIHRFCKNVFDRDYKATIGVDFEIERFEIAGIPYSLQIWDTAGQEKFKCIASAYYRGAQVIITAFDLTDVQTLEHTRQWLEDALRENEAGSCFIFLVGTKKDLLSGAACEQVEAEAVHLAKEMQAEYWREREGILQPCSRPGIRAVGAAGTGEAEQSPAPGRRWRTNPNGREST; this is encoded by the exons ATGGTGATCGCCGGTGCAAGCTGGATGCTTGGATGCGCCGCTGTCAGTCCAACGCAGACCCCGCCCACGACGTCGGCGATTCGTGTAGCCCGCCGGTCCCGCGCGGCTCTCGTTGCCATGGTGATCACCGCCGCTGGCTCTGGCGGACCAGGCCGCGCCGAGCCCCAGCTTTCGCAGCCACCGGTG GACTCTGGAAGAATGAGGTCCTGCCCGACACCTTTGGGGCCCCCCGTGAGCCGCGACCGTGTCATCACCACCTTCCCTAAG TGGTACACGCCAGAAGCCTGTTTGCAGCTCAGGGAGCACTTCCACGGGCAGGTCAGCGCTGCCTGCCAACGCAGAAACACGGGGACTGTCGG GCTCAGACTCTCCAAGGTGGTGGTGGTTGGCGATCTCTACGTGGGGAAGACCAGCCTCATCCACAG GTTTTGCAAGAATGTTTTTGACCGAGACTACAAGGCCACCATTGGGGTGGACTTTGAAATTGAGCGCTTTGAGATTGCTGGAATTCCCTATAGCCTCCAGAT CTGGGACACAGCTGGGCAGGAGAAGTTCAAGTGCATCGCATCTGCCTACTACCGGGGCGCCCAGG TGATCATCACGGCCTTTGACCTCACTGACGTGCAGACCCTGGAGCACACCAG GCAATGGCTGGAAGATGCTCTGAGGGAGAACGAGGCAGGCTCCTGCTTCATCTTCCTCGTGGGAACCAAGAAGGACCTTCTG TCAGGAGCGGCATGTGAGCAGGTCGAAGCAGAGGCCGTGCACCTGGCCAAGGAGATGCAGGCCGAGTACTG GCGAGAACGTGAAGGCATTCTTCAGCCGTGTAGCCGCCCTGGCATTCGAGCAGTCGGTGCTGCAGGAACTGGAGAGGCGGAGCAGTCCCCGGCTCCAGGTCGGCGATGGAGAACTAATCC GAATGGAAGGGAGTCCACCTGA